Proteins encoded in a region of the Ursus arctos isolate Adak ecotype North America unplaced genomic scaffold, UrsArc2.0 scaffold_2, whole genome shotgun sequence genome:
- the MYOC gene encoding myocilin → MPAVQLLLLACLVWGSEARTAQLRKANDRSGRCQYTFSVASPNESSCPEQGQAMSAIQDLQRDSSAQRADLESTKARLSSLEGLLHQLTSGRAAGPSETQEGLQRELGTLRREREQLETQSRELEVAYSNLLRDKSALEEEKRRLGEENEDLAQRLESSSQEVARLRRGQCPQAHSSSQDVPPGSREVSKWNVETVNFQELKSELTEVPASRILKESPSDHPTNEEGDPGCGELVWVGEPQTLRRAETIAGKYGVWMRDPKPVPPHTRETTWRIDTVGTDIRQVLEYDRAAQFLQGYPSKVHVLPRPLESTGAAVYRGSLYFQGAESRTLVRYELATETVKAEQELPGAGYHGQFPYSWGGYTDIDLAVDETGLWVIYSTQEAKGAIVLSRLNPESLAREQSWETNIRKQSVANAFLICGRLYTVSSYSSPDATVNFAYDTATGRSKALSVPFKNRYKYSSMVDYNPREKKLFAWDNFNMVTYDVRLSKM, encoded by the exons ATGCCAGCTGTCCAGCTGCTGCTCCTGGCCTGCCTCGTATGGGGTTCAGAGGCCAGGACGGCCCAGCTCCGGAAGGCCAATGACCGGAGTGGCCGATGCCAGTATACCTTCAGTGTGGCCAGCCCCAATGAGTCCAGCTGCCCCGAGCAGGGCCAGGCCATGTCAGCCATCCAGGACCTGCAGAGAGACAGCAGCGCCCAGCGTGCTGACCTGGAGTCCACCAAAGCCCGGCTCAGCTCCCTGGAGGGCCTCCTCCACCAGCTGACCTCGGGCCGGGCTGCCGGGCCCTCCGAGACCCaggaggggctgcagagggagcTGGGCACCCTGAGAAGGGAGCGAGAACAGCTGGAAACCCAAAGCAGAGAGCTGGAGGTGGCCTACAGCAATCTCCTCCGTGACAAGTCAGCtctggaagaagagaagaggcGACTGGGGGAAGAGAATGAGGATCTGGCCCAGAGGCTGGAAAGCAGCAGCCAGGAGGTAGCGAGGCTGAGAAGGGGACAGTGTCCCCAGGCCCACAGCTCCTCTCAGGACGTGCcaccaggctccagggaag TTTCTAAATGGAATGTGGAGACCGTGAACTTCCAGGAACTGAAGTCAGAGTTAACTGAGGTTCCTGCTTCCCGAATCCTGAAGGAGAGTCCATCTGACCATCCCACGAATGAGGAAGGAGACCCTG GATGCGGAGAACTGGTTTGGGTCGGAGAGCCGCAGACCCTGCGGAGAGCTGAAACAATCGCGGGCAAGTACGGCGTGTGGATGAGAGACCCGAAGCCCGTCCCGCCGCACACCCGGGAGACCACGTGGAGAATCGACACGGTGGGCACGGACATCCGGCAGGTGTTGGAGTACGACCGCGCGGCGCAGTTCCTGCAGGGTTACCCCTCCAAGGTGCACGTGCTGCCGCGGCCGCTGGAAAGCACGGGCGCCGCGGTCTACCGGGGCAGCCTCTACTTCCAGGGCGCCGAGTCCAGAACGCTGGTCCGCTACGAGCTGGCCACCGAGACCGTGAAGGCCGAGCAGGAGCTCCCCGGGGCCGGCTACCACGGGCAGTTCCCGTATTCGTGGGGCGGCTACACGGACATCGACCTGGCTGTGGACGAGACGGGCCTCTGGGTCATCTACAGCACGCAGGAGGCCAAGGGCGCCATCGTCCTGTCCAGACTGAACCCGGAGAGCCTGGCCCGCGAGCAGAGCTGGGAGACGAACATCCGCAAGCAGTCAGTGGCCAACGCCTTCCTCATCTGCGGCCGCCTGTACACCGTCAGCAGCTACTCGTCGCCCGATGCCACGGTCAACTTCGCCTATGACACGGCCACGGGGCGCAGCAAGGCGCTGAGCGTCCCCTTCAAGAACCGCTACAAGTACAGCAGCATGGTGGACTACAACCCGCGGGAGAAGAAGCTCTTCGCCTGGGACAACTTCAACATGGTCACCTACGACGTCAGGCTCTCCAAGATGTGA